In Achromobacter xylosoxidans A8, a single window of DNA contains:
- a CDS encoding LysR substrate-binding domain-containing protein produces the protein MPERASTHLKRRHAELLVALDDERHLGRAAERLHMSQPAASKALAQLEEQVGYALFERGTHGTLPTNAGMVMIRHARHSLGAAQRVAAELLAAEERGASLLRLGTLPSAAPKLAPQLITHLLRQSPRLEVKLVEGALGELMDKLARDELDIVLGRLGSRLLPADCEVIRLHEEPILVVARPGHPLVGSDALEAAELARWPWVLPLEATMMRERLDEAFVHAGARPPDSSIQSNSLLATLALLDQDDRLAALPQAIARYCERQGGVAVLPLRLEANFGAIGAVVNRNTAGMPVVQAAMEWLRSLSGGAGQAQSD, from the coding sequence ATGCCAGAGCGCGCCAGCACTCATCTCAAGCGGCGTCATGCCGAACTGCTGGTCGCGCTGGACGACGAGCGTCACCTGGGCCGCGCCGCCGAGCGCCTGCATATGTCCCAGCCCGCCGCGTCCAAGGCGCTGGCGCAGTTGGAGGAACAGGTGGGCTATGCGCTATTCGAGCGCGGGACCCATGGCACCCTACCGACCAATGCCGGAATGGTTATGATCCGCCACGCCCGGCACAGCCTGGGCGCGGCCCAGCGGGTGGCCGCGGAATTGCTGGCCGCCGAAGAGCGCGGCGCCAGCCTGCTGCGCCTGGGCACCTTGCCCTCGGCCGCGCCCAAACTCGCGCCGCAACTGATCACGCATCTGTTGCGCCAGTCGCCCCGCCTGGAGGTGAAATTGGTGGAAGGCGCGCTCGGAGAACTCATGGACAAGCTTGCGCGCGACGAGCTGGACATCGTGCTGGGCCGCCTGGGCAGCCGCCTGCTGCCGGCGGACTGCGAGGTGATCCGCCTGCACGAAGAACCGATCCTGGTGGTGGCGCGCCCCGGCCACCCGCTGGTCGGAAGCGACGCGCTGGAGGCCGCCGAACTTGCGCGCTGGCCCTGGGTGCTGCCGCTGGAAGCCACCATGATGCGCGAGCGACTGGACGAGGCTTTCGTGCATGCCGGGGCGCGCCCGCCCGATTCCAGCATCCAGTCCAACTCGCTGCTGGCCACCCTGGCGCTGCTGGACCAGGACGACCGCCTGGCGGCCCTGCCCCAGGCGATTGCGCGCTACTGCGAGCGGCAAGGCGGCGTGGCGGTGCTGCCGCTGCGGCTGGAAGCCAACTTCGGTGCCATCGGCGCCGTGGTGAATCGCAATACGGCGGGCATGCCGGTGGTGCAGGCGGCGATGGAATGGCTGCGCAGCTTGTCCGGAGGCGCCGGTCAGGCCCAGTCGGACTAA
- a CDS encoding IclR family transcriptional regulator, which translates to MKQTPDPSSVPATTAETPRPRERRQRVQAAETGMAVLKGLGRLGGRASLTLLAAQVDESPAKVHRYLVSLMEEGLVAQDAATQQYYLGLEAMLLGLAALRQADPIRLAEPSLVRLREDLEVTCFIAVMGNKGPTIVRFEEPGLPVTVNVRMGSVLSMLWSATGRVFLALQDDARVRALAEAELARAPADMRAQLDAADPIGRLRREVLAAGCASVRDTNLKGISAVSAPLLDHNGRPCAALTALGATGGFDAATDGPIAQAVRREAEAASVLLGYQAP; encoded by the coding sequence ATGAAACAGACTCCCGATCCTTCCTCCGTCCCCGCCACGACCGCCGAGACGCCGCGTCCGCGGGAAAGGCGCCAGCGTGTACAAGCTGCCGAAACCGGCATGGCCGTGCTCAAGGGGCTGGGCCGGCTGGGCGGGCGCGCCAGCCTTACGCTGCTGGCCGCGCAGGTGGATGAAAGTCCCGCCAAGGTGCACCGCTATCTGGTCAGCCTGATGGAAGAGGGCCTGGTGGCGCAGGATGCCGCCACTCAACAGTACTACCTGGGCCTGGAGGCGATGCTGCTGGGCCTGGCCGCGCTGCGCCAGGCCGATCCCATCCGCCTGGCCGAACCCAGCCTGGTGCGCCTGCGCGAAGACCTGGAAGTGACCTGCTTCATCGCGGTCATGGGCAACAAGGGACCTACCATCGTGCGCTTCGAGGAGCCGGGCCTGCCGGTGACAGTGAACGTGCGCATGGGCTCGGTGCTGTCCATGCTCTGGTCGGCGACCGGGCGGGTGTTCCTGGCTTTGCAGGACGATGCGCGGGTGCGGGCGCTTGCCGAGGCTGAACTGGCGCGCGCGCCGGCCGACATGCGCGCGCAGCTGGATGCCGCCGACCCGATCGGCCGCCTGCGCCGCGAGGTGCTGGCCGCGGGCTGCGCCTCGGTGCGCGATACCAATTTGAAGGGCATCAGCGCCGTATCGGCGCCGCTGCTGGACCACAACGGCCGGCCCTGCGCCGCGCTGACCGCGCTGGGCGCGACGGGCGGCTTCGACGCCGCGACGGACGGTCCGATCGCGCAGGCGGTGCGGCGCGAAGCCGAGGCCGCCAGCGTGCTGCTGGGTTATCAGGCGCCTTAG
- a CDS encoding Bug family tripartite tricarboxylate transporter substrate binding protein, with product MKKFWMALAASWACGMTGTAAAADAYPARPVQIVVPFSPGGAVDVLARQLAQRLEPRGYTLVVENKPGAGGNIAASMVARAAPDGYTLLMGTTNTHGINSALYASLPYDPVRDFAPVGLVADNVVVLLANAEFPASTLAEAVKLIKANPGKYTYGSPGLGTVHQLAMEQLKHAAGLDVVHAPYKGAAPAMADLVAGHVPLMIGGIAPAIPFLASGKVKVLGVANTEKYAALPDVPLFSDVAAGVAVRSWIGLFAPAGTPPAVVKKLSADLQAVLTDGAFEQALQPLGMVPIYMTPEAFGDMVKRDMPAWRAAVEMSGAKQ from the coding sequence ATGAAGAAATTCTGGATGGCCCTGGCCGCAAGCTGGGCCTGTGGCATGACGGGCACGGCGGCTGCCGCGGATGCGTACCCTGCGCGGCCGGTGCAGATCGTGGTGCCGTTCTCGCCGGGCGGCGCGGTGGACGTGCTGGCGCGCCAACTGGCGCAGCGCCTGGAACCCCGCGGCTACACCTTGGTGGTGGAGAACAAGCCGGGCGCGGGCGGCAATATCGCCGCATCCATGGTGGCGCGCGCCGCGCCCGACGGCTACACGCTGCTGATGGGCACCACCAATACGCACGGCATCAATAGCGCGCTGTACGCCAGCCTGCCTTATGACCCGGTGCGCGACTTCGCTCCGGTCGGCCTGGTGGCGGACAACGTGGTGGTGCTGCTGGCCAACGCCGAGTTTCCGGCTTCGACGCTGGCGGAAGCCGTCAAGCTGATCAAGGCCAATCCCGGCAAGTACACCTATGGCTCGCCCGGCCTGGGTACGGTGCACCAGTTGGCGATGGAGCAGTTGAAGCACGCCGCCGGCCTGGATGTGGTGCATGCACCGTACAAGGGCGCCGCGCCGGCGATGGCCGATCTGGTCGCTGGCCACGTGCCGCTGATGATAGGCGGCATCGCGCCGGCGATTCCGTTCCTGGCGTCCGGCAAGGTCAAGGTGCTGGGCGTGGCCAATACGGAAAAGTACGCCGCGCTGCCCGACGTGCCGCTGTTCTCCGACGTGGCCGCAGGCGTCGCGGTGCGTTCGTGGATCGGCTTGTTCGCGCCCGCCGGCACGCCGCCCGCGGTGGTGAAGAAGCTGAGCGCGGACCTGCAGGCCGTGCTTACCGACGGCGCGTTCGAACAGGCGCTGCAGCCCCTGGGCATGGTGCCGATCTACATGACGCCCGAGGCGTTCGGCGACATGGTCAAGCGCGACATGCCGGCGTGGCGCGCGGCGGTGGAGATGTCCGGAGCCAAGCAATGA